Part of the Bdellovibrionales bacterium genome is shown below.
CCTACGGGATTGACATTTGAATCATGAAAAAAATTGATTAGCGTGGGGTGAACAGAGATGAAGTGGTCGAAATGTTTTATATTCACAAGCAAAGAAACACCAGCAGATGCTGAGATTCCAAGCCACAAGTTGATGCTTAGGGGTGGATTCATTAAAAAATTGGCGCCCGGGATTTTCACTTATGGTCCCATGGCATTGAAGTCTATTCGAAAGTTTGAACAAATTGTGAGAGAGGAACACAGCAAGTGCGGAGCTGTTGAACTGCTTATGCCGATGGTCCACCCACGGGAGTTGTGGGAAGAAACGAAGCGTTGGACAGAAATGGGTGAGGGGTTGCTGAAATTCAAAAATCGCAATGGTCAGGATTTTTGTTTGGGGGCGACGCACGAAGAGGCGGTCACGGATTACGTTCGCAAGGACGTAAAGAGTTATCGTGATTTACCTGTTACTCTATTTCAAATTCAAACCAAGTTTCGCGACGAGATTCGTCCGCGATTTGGGCTGCTTCGTGGCCGTGAATTTATTATGAAGGATGCCTACAGCTTCGATTTAACCGAAGCTCATGCCAAGAAAAGCTATCAAGTCATGTACGGAGTTTATCAAGCGATCTTTTCTCGGTTGGGTGTCAATTTTCGGATAGTGGAGGCTGATACGGGCAATATTGGAGGCAGTCTTTCTCACGAATTTCAGATTTTAGCAGATAGCGGAGAAGACCAATTGTTAGTTGCGAGTGAAGGTGATTTTGCTGCTAACATCGAAATTTGCCCAGCCGCAGATACATCTGAATCTGAATCAAGCACCGAGGCGCCTCGTCCGAAGGAAGTTTTTGAAACTCCTGGGGTGAGAACCATATCAGATCTGTCCAAGGCAACCAAAGTGCCGGAAAATCAGCTGGTCAAGACTTTGTTTTTCTCCGTGAATGACGGACTTTCAACCGAGATCAAGCCAATTGCCGTTCTGTTGCGCGGAAGTGATGAGGCCAATCCAATTAAGATAAAGAATTTACTGGGACTCAGCAATCCTCCTCCTCTATTAAGTGATGAAGAAGTGAAACTGATATCTGGTGCTCGGCCGGGTTCTTGCGGTCCTGTCGGATTGAAAATTCCAATTTATATCGATAAAGGGGTAGAGGCCTTACGGAATTACATCGTCGGGGCGAATCAAGAGGAGAGACATCTTCGGTATATCAATCATGGACGTGATTTCGAGGTCACTCGAGTCGGTGATTTGCGAATGGCAAAAGAGGGTGATCTCGCACCACAGGGACAAGGTACTTTGAAGTCTTGTCGAGGTATTGAGGTGGGTCACATCTTTTACCTTGGTACGAAGTATTCCAAGGCAATGAGTGCGAATTATTTGAACACCGAGGGAAAGCTAGCACCAATAGAAATGGGCTGTTACGGAATTGGAATTTCTCGAACAGTTCAAGCCGTTATAGAGCAAAGCCACGATAAGGATGGCATTATTTGGCCCGTTTCGATCGCTCCATATCATGTTCATATTTGTCAGTTGGATATTGGAGATCCCCTGGTTGTTGAAGCGGCCGATAAGATTTACTCGCAACTTCTCAGTGCTGGAGTAGATGTTTTGTTTGATGACAGAGATGAACGCCCAGGAGTCAAATTCAAGGACGCTGATCTTTTGGGTATGCCTTTGCGTCTGACGATTGGTGCCCGCGGTCTCCAGTCGGGAGAGATAGAAGTCGTCGATAGAAGTACAAAAGTGATTACAAAAAAGCCTCTGGGCGAAGTGTGCCTCTATGTGCAAAACTGGCTGAAAGAAAAAGGTTGGCGCCCATGTTCCGTAAATTAAACTCACCTATTTTTGTTGCTCTTGATGTCGACAACGATAAAGAAGCTTTGCATCTTGCTCGGAATATTGAGCCTTACGTCGGTGGGTTTAAAATTGGACCGCGCCTTTGTTTCCGATACGGAGCCTCGTTTATTTCTGAGC
Proteins encoded:
- a CDS encoding proline--tRNA ligase, producing MKWSKCFIFTSKETPADAEIPSHKLMLRGGFIKKLAPGIFTYGPMALKSIRKFEQIVREEHSKCGAVELLMPMVHPRELWEETKRWTEMGEGLLKFKNRNGQDFCLGATHEEAVTDYVRKDVKSYRDLPVTLFQIQTKFRDEIRPRFGLLRGREFIMKDAYSFDLTEAHAKKSYQVMYGVYQAIFSRLGVNFRIVEADTGNIGGSLSHEFQILADSGEDQLLVASEGDFAANIEICPAADTSESESSTEAPRPKEVFETPGVRTISDLSKATKVPENQLVKTLFFSVNDGLSTEIKPIAVLLRGSDEANPIKIKNLLGLSNPPPLLSDEEVKLISGARPGSCGPVGLKIPIYIDKGVEALRNYIVGANQEERHLRYINHGRDFEVTRVGDLRMAKEGDLAPQGQGTLKSCRGIEVGHIFYLGTKYSKAMSANYLNTEGKLAPIEMGCYGIGISRTVQAVIEQSHDKDGIIWPVSIAPYHVHICQLDIGDPLVVEAADKIYSQLLSAGVDVLFDDRDERPGVKFKDADLLGMPLRLTIGARGLQSGEIEVVDRSTKVITKKPLGEVCLYVQNWLKEKGWRPCSVN